A stretch of Cygnus olor isolate bCygOlo1 chromosome 16, bCygOlo1.pri.v2, whole genome shotgun sequence DNA encodes these proteins:
- the TTPAL gene encoding alpha-tocopherol transfer protein-like — MSGDSDCTRTSPSAGSPSDNEFLPDRPKYVCSLSPDLITKAREELQEKPEWRLRDVQALRDMVCKDYPSLGTCLDDAFLLRFLRARKFDYDRALQLLVNYHTCRRSWPEVFNNLKPSAIKPVLESGFVTVLPRLDPEGRHIVCIRPDRWTPSNYPITENIRAIYLTLEKLIQSEETQVNGIVILADYKGVSLSKASHFGPFVAKKVIGILQDGFPIRIKAVNIINEPRIFKGIFAIIKPFLKEKIANRFFLHGCDLNSLHQNIPPVILPEEYGGTSGKLDISAWNELLLASEEDFLHDFSQLVLPCDSSPQDMLVSGDADEKQCDDSLRGMKPQLYYCY, encoded by the exons ATGTCAGGAGACAGCGACTGCACAAGGACGAGTCCATCAGCAGGGTCTCCATCCGACAATGAATTCTTGCCGGATCGGCCCAAGTATGTTTGCTCGCTGTCTCCTGATCTCATTACCAAAGCCCGTGAAGAGCTCCAAGAGAAACCTGAATGGAGGCTCCGCGACGTGCAGGCACTCCGAGATATGGTGTGCAAAGACTATCCCTCCTTGGGGACGTGCCTGGACGATGCTTTTTTGCTAAGATTCCTCAGAGCCAGGAAATTCGATTACGATCGAGCGCTTCAGCTTCTGGTGAACTACCACACCTGTCGGAGGAGCTGGCCCGAGGTCTTCAACAATTTGAAGCCGTCCGCAATAAAGCCTGTCCTAGAGTCTGGTTTTGTCACTGTGCTGCCTCGTCTGGACCCAGAGGGACGCCACATCGTCTGCATCCGTCCAG ACAGATGGACACCCAGTAATTATCCGATTACTGAGAACATTCGTGCCATATACTTAACGTTAGAAAAACTCATTCAGTCCGAAGAGACCCAGGTGAATGGAATTGTAATCCTGGCAGACTACAAAGGAGTCAGCTTATCTAAGGCGTCTCATTTTGGTCCTTTTGTAGCCAAAAAAGTGATTGGAATTCTTCAG GATGGATTTCCCATTCGAATAAAAGCTGTTAACATAATAAATGAACCTCGTATATTCAAAGGCATTTTTGCAATCATCAAgccttttctgaaggaaaagataGCAAACCGG TTTTTTCTTCATGGCTGTGATCTGAATTCCCTTCATCAAAACATTCCTCCAGTGATCCTGCCTGAAGAATACGGTGGTACTTCAGGGAAGCTGGATATATCAGCATGgaatgagctgctgctggcctctgAAGAGGATTTTCTGCATGATTTCTCACAGCTGGTACTCCCATGTGACAGCTCTCCCCAAGACATGCTAGTGAGTGGGGATGCTGATGAAAAACAATGCGATGATTCCCTGCGAGGCATGAAACCTCAGCTCTACTACTGTTATTAA